AAGGCCTCGCCTTCTAATTCCTAGTCATTATTTCGCGACAAGTGTTATGGCTTTAGTAATTATTGGTATTAAATCGTCATAAATTTTAAGGTGTACGACTTCATGCACCTCAAACCATCTTGCATCGTCAAGGCCGGTGGAATTGTGGATTAACTCATCGCGCAAAGGCGCCTTGAGCAAGAAATATACTACTTGTCGGCGCACCTTCCCTGAGTGCTCGTCATTCGCTATGTATTCGTTGTGCCCTAAGTCGGCCTCAACCACCGTGTGTAAACCCAACTCTTCTTCTATCTTTCTCACGACAGCGTCTTTGTCATTCTCTCCCGAATCGATATGACCTTTCGACAGCGTCCAGAATCCGAAAATATCATGCACGAGAGCTAAATAAATTTCTCCATCTTCTACTGTATATACAACTCCTCCCGCTATTTTCTCTACGTTCATTTTTTCGAGATCGGCAGGAGAATAATCTTGGATTTTATTGCGTGATTTTTTCTCCTTCTTCTTCGGCTTCTCGTTCTTGCCCGGCTCGCCCATCTCTTTATATACCGTGCCGAGCACGCCGTTCACAAATCTGCCAGACGATTCCCCGCCGAACGTCTTCGCCAGTTCTATCGATTCATTAATGGCAACTTTGGCTGGCACCTCGCCCTTCTCCGAAAATAAAAGCTCGTATAAGCCGATACGCAGGATGTTGCGATCAACCATCGAGATTTTATCCAATGGCCATTCCGGCGCGGCCTTCACAATAAGCTGGTCAAGCGCACTGCGTTTACTGGCAACGCCTTGTGCGAGAACGTCAACAAATTCCCTGTCGGTCAGACCGGGTCCGAATTCTTCTATATTTTTCTCGAGGATATGCGGGAGGTTAGCCAAGGGCTGACTGCGGAAGTCGAGCTCAAAGAGTGATTGTAAAACGATACTTCTTGAAAGGTGCCTATTGGCCATGTCGAAATTTATTGTACCCCAGAATTCAAAAAGGTTCAAGCAAAACAAGAGGTTCGACCTTTTAGATGCTCAAGGTCGAACCTCTAAACGTGAGTGGAAAAACTATGACTGCTTTGCCGCGTCTGCTTTTCTCTTCTTTTTGTCTTCAGCCTTCTTGGTCTTCTTCATGACATCGATGATTTCACGGCCATTATAACTGCCGCAGGTCATGCAGAGCGTGTGTGAGCGGACAGGAGCTTTGCACTTAGGGCAAACGCTCTTAGGCGTCTCGGTCAGCGCGTGATGGGATCGTCTATTGTCGCGGTGTGCCCGCGTATGTCGCATGTGTACTACCATTTCAGTATTATTTATTGTTTATTTCTTGTTGGGCAAATAATACCCTATTTTAACCAAAAACGCAAATTTTCTTTATTCATAATAATGAGCTACACTGCATACACCATGCGACCCTTCGTTCACCTCCACACACACTCTCACTATTCCCTGCTCGATGGGTTATCAAAAACAGAGGAACTCATTAGGCTCGCGAAGCAGTATGAGATGCCGGCATTGGCGGTGACTGACCACGGCAACATGTACGGCGCCATCGAGTTCTATCAATATTGCAAAAAAAAAGATATCAAACCTATCTTCGGCTTCGAGGCTTACGTTGCCAATCGTACAAGATTCGACAAACAACCGGGTATCGATAATAAAAGATATCACCTCACACTGCTTGCAGAAAATTTCACCGGTTACAAGAATCTGATGAAGCTCGTCACCAAGTCTTCGCTCGAAGGCTATTATTACAAGCCTCGCGTTGACAAAGAATTGCTAAAAGAATGTGCTGAAGGACTAATTTGTTTGTCCGGTTGCCTTGGTAGCGAGCTAGGGCGAGCAGTCCAATCCGGCGACGAAGCGGAAGCTTATCGCGTCATAGACGAGTATCAAAATATCTTCGGTAAAGATAATTATTATCTCGAGATAATGGCGCACGACAGTATTGCCGATGTAAAAACGATGCGCGAGTTTATCATAAGAGCATCGAAGAAGACGGGTATCCCGCTTGTCGCTACGCAAGACTCTCATTACCTACACAAAGACGACAAACACGCGCACGAGACATTACTCGCCATCAACACCGACGGCACGACGACCGACGCCAACCGCTACAGCTTCGGCGAAATGGACGGCTCCTTTATTAACGGCGATGAAGCCTATGAACTTTTTAAGGACACACCGGAGGCCTGCGATAATACTTTAAAAATAGCGGAGCGTTGCAACGTTGAGCTGACTCTGGGTAAATTTATCTTCCCCAACTTCCCTCTCCCTGAAGGGAAAAGTGCCGACGACTTCTTGCGCGAGAAAACATTCGCCGGTATCGAGCGCCGCGGGCTTACTGGTAAACCGGAAGTAGTCGAGCGCTTGGAGTATGAGCTTGGGATAATTAAGATGAAAGGTTATGCCGCCTATTTCCACGTCGTGGAGGACCTGATACGATTCGCCACCGAACGTAATATCTACAGCAACATTCGTGGTTCGGTTGCAGGTTCGATGACTACATATTTACTCGGCATTACGAAGATCGACCCGCTGGTTTATAAAATCCCGTTCGAACGATTCCTTAATCCTGAACGTCCGTCGGCGCCAGATATTGATATGGACTTCGCCGATAATCGGCGCGAAGAAGTGCTTGAATATACTAAAGAAAAGTATGGGCATGACTATGTGGCGCAAGTAGGCACGTTCGGCACGATGCTCGCGCGAGGCTCTGTACGTGATGTGGCACGGGCACTCGGTCATCCATATATATTGGGCGACAGCATTTCCAAGCTCATCCCGCTTGGCTCTCAAGGCTTCCCTATGACTATTGAACACGCCTTCGAGGTAGAGCCGGAGCTCCAGAAAATGTACGACGCTGATCCGAAAGTAAAAGATATTATAGATATCGCGAAGAAGCTAGAGGGGTGCGTGCGCCACGTCTCGGTGCATGCGGCCGGTGTCGTCATCGCGCCCAATCCGCTCATCGAGTACGCCCCGCTCCAGCTTGACCCCAAGGGTGGTAAAATTATTACGCAGTACGATATGTATACCGTGGGTGAAGATGGCGTTGGACTGACGAAATTTGACTTTTTGGGAATCAGAAATCTCTCAATTCTTGCCGACGCCGTTCGCATAGTAAAAGCCGTACGCAACGAAGACATAGATATAGAAGCAATACCCTTGGATGATAAGAAAACATTTCAGATGCTCGCGCGCGGAGAGACGATGGGGCTCTTCCAACTGAACGGCCAAGGCATGACTAAATTCTTGAAAGATTTGAAGGCGACCAGCATTCACGACATCAACGCCATGGTGGCTCTCTATCGCCCGGGCCCGATCCAATTCATTCCGGAATATATTAAGCGCAAGCATAATCCCGAACTTGTCTCATACCTTGACCCGGCGCTTGAGAAAATCCTGAAGCAGACGTACGGCATCTTGGTCTATCAAGACGACCTCTTGATGATGGCGCACGATCTCGCTGGTTACAGCTGGGGTGAGGTTGATAAATTCCGCAAGGCTGTCGGCAAGAAGATCCCGGCAGAGATGGAAGCGCAAAAAGAGAAGTTTATAAAGGGTTGTGTTGCTGTGTCTAAATGGCCGCAGAAGAAGGCGGAGGAAATTTGGGCGTGGATAGAGCCCTTTGCCGCGTATGGCTTTAACAAGGCTCACAGCGCTTCGTATGGCCGAGTAGCCTATCAGACATCATATATGAAGGCCAACTTCCCTGCCGAATATATGACCGCGGTACTCACGGCGGAGTCGGGCGATGTGGACGAAGTGGCTGCCGTCATCGATGAATGCAAGCGGATGAAGATACCGGTCTTGCCACCGTCTATTAACGAGAGTCTCGGCGACTTCGCTGTCGTCAAGAAAGCATCCGGTGATGAAATCAGGTTCGGATTATACACGATAAAAAATCTGGGTACCGAAATTGCGAACTCTATTATAGAGAACAGAACGGAGCATGGGTTTTTTAAGTCTCTTGCCGATTTCTTCGACCGCGTGAGACACAAAAATTTGAATAAGAAGTCGCTCGAGGCGCTTATTAAGTCCGGTGCCATGGACGAGCTTGGTGAGCGCGGGGCTATGATCTTTAATCTCGACGACGCTCTGCAATATAATAAAGAAGCGGCAAGTACGGCACACCAGTCGTCCTTATTCGGTCTGTTGGATGAACCGCATGTGGCCGCGGCACTGACGCTTAAGCTTGCGCCACCGGCGACGCTTATGGAGAAGCTAGCGTGGGAGAAGGAATTATTAGGCCTCTATATCTCCGGCCATCCGTTAGAAAAACATCGCGAAAAATTTGAGAAGTCCGGAATTACAATCACAAGCATAAAGGCGCAGACCGACGGCGCGGTCGTGGCCTTCGGCGGGCTCATAGAAGAGCTCAAGGCGATATTTACAAAGAAGGGCGACCACATGGCGTTCATGAAAGTGTCGGACTTTACCAACCAAATCGAGGTTGTCGTCTTCCCCAAAGTGCTTGAAGAATTCAAAGCAATAGCCATACCCGAAAAATGTGTGGCCATCCGTGGCCGCCTCTCATTCCGCAACGGTGAACCGAGCATAATTGCGAGCGCGTTCAAGAGCCTTGACGAATAATAAATACTATTGTAGCTTGTCGAAAGAAGCGGGAAGAGTGAGTTGTCATGGCAAATCTATTCGGAGCCGTGTCGATGATTCTACTGGGAATTTCCGGTTTCGCTGCTGGAGTTTCGGTCATGGACCATGCTGGTGGTGCTGAATTTATCAACGCAATCAGCAGCCGTGCATGGTTCTGGGAGGTGATAACGCTAACGTTTTTCATCATGGGCGCGTTCCTGCATGTAATCGCCCTCAACGAGATGTTGAAACCTCGTGGGCGATAGCTCTTTTCATAGCTGCCGGAGGAAGTTGTCTTAACACCGCTTCCAAGGGCAGCTTTCTTCGTTTATATTAATACTTAGAGAGCTGAACTCTCTAAAATAGGGGTTTTTGCAGATTGCATTTGCTTGATGCGCAAGTTGTGTGTCTTGAAATCTTTTCCACTTCCTAAACCTTCAGTTCAGAGCTAAAATAACTGAATGAAAACCGAGGACCTGGCAGTCATGATAAAAAAGCAATTCGACGTTATGGGTATGCAACTCAGAAATATTGATTATGGGATAGAAAAACTTGAGGTCAAGAACGACAACCTCGAGAACCAATTGACACAGGTTCGAGCCGATCTAACGAAAGTAAAACAGGATGTTGAGTTCATCCGTGAAAACAATGTGTTTAAAATCGAACACGAGGACTTACGGTCGCGCGTAGGAAAGATTGAATCGAAACTCAAGCTTCGTTTGAAGGTTTAGCTCGCTGAATCTCCCACCCCAAAAAGTTTAGGGACTATTTCAGCTTGACGAATAACATATTTTATATTAATTTCATTGTTAATGATGTAGGGATAGGAGGTGAACATGATCTGTGTAGTGAAGGTGAATTATCCCAAATGCAAGAAGTGTGGCTGTGATACAGAGCGCACCGGAGGATGGCGAGGCGATGTTGGTCTCGATTACCTTCGATGTACAAAGTGCGGCCACAAACAAACTAGCCGGGTTTATACCTGGCGATGACCGTGTTGCAGCACCAAGCTGCCGGAGGAAGTTGTCTTAACACCGCTTCCAAGGGCAGCTTTCTTCGTTAGAC
Above is a window of Candidatus Paceibacterota bacterium DNA encoding:
- the nusB gene encoding transcription antitermination factor NusB, which produces MANRHLSRSIVLQSLFELDFRSQPLANLPHILEKNIEEFGPGLTDREFVDVLAQGVASKRSALDQLIVKAAPEWPLDKISMVDRNILRIGLYELLFSEKGEVPAKVAINESIELAKTFGGESSGRFVNGVLGTVYKEMGEPGKNEKPKKKEKKSRNKIQDYSPADLEKMNVEKIAGGVVYTVEDGEIYLALVHDIFGFWTLSKGHIDSGENDKDAVVRKIEEELGLHTVVEADLGHNEYIANDEHSGKVRRQVVYFLLKAPLRDELIHNSTGLDDARWFEVHEVVHLKIYDDLIPIITKAITLVAK
- the rpmF gene encoding 50S ribosomal protein L32, with protein sequence MVVHMRHTRAHRDNRRSHHALTETPKSVCPKCKAPVRSHTLCMTCGSYNGREIIDVMKKTKKAEDKKKRKADAAKQS
- the dnaE gene encoding DNA polymerase III subunit alpha; the protein is MSYTAYTMRPFVHLHTHSHYSLLDGLSKTEELIRLAKQYEMPALAVTDHGNMYGAIEFYQYCKKKDIKPIFGFEAYVANRTRFDKQPGIDNKRYHLTLLAENFTGYKNLMKLVTKSSLEGYYYKPRVDKELLKECAEGLICLSGCLGSELGRAVQSGDEAEAYRVIDEYQNIFGKDNYYLEIMAHDSIADVKTMREFIIRASKKTGIPLVATQDSHYLHKDDKHAHETLLAINTDGTTTDANRYSFGEMDGSFINGDEAYELFKDTPEACDNTLKIAERCNVELTLGKFIFPNFPLPEGKSADDFLREKTFAGIERRGLTGKPEVVERLEYELGIIKMKGYAAYFHVVEDLIRFATERNIYSNIRGSVAGSMTTYLLGITKIDPLVYKIPFERFLNPERPSAPDIDMDFADNRREEVLEYTKEKYGHDYVAQVGTFGTMLARGSVRDVARALGHPYILGDSISKLIPLGSQGFPMTIEHAFEVEPELQKMYDADPKVKDIIDIAKKLEGCVRHVSVHAAGVVIAPNPLIEYAPLQLDPKGGKIITQYDMYTVGEDGVGLTKFDFLGIRNLSILADAVRIVKAVRNEDIDIEAIPLDDKKTFQMLARGETMGLFQLNGQGMTKFLKDLKATSIHDINAMVALYRPGPIQFIPEYIKRKHNPELVSYLDPALEKILKQTYGILVYQDDLLMMAHDLAGYSWGEVDKFRKAVGKKIPAEMEAQKEKFIKGCVAVSKWPQKKAEEIWAWIEPFAAYGFNKAHSASYGRVAYQTSYMKANFPAEYMTAVLTAESGDVDEVAAVIDECKRMKIPVLPPSINESLGDFAVVKKASGDEIRFGLYTIKNLGTEIANSIIENRTEHGFFKSLADFFDRVRHKNLNKKSLEALIKSGAMDELGERGAMIFNLDDALQYNKEAASTAHQSSLFGLLDEPHVAAALTLKLAPPATLMEKLAWEKELLGLYISGHPLEKHREKFEKSGITITSIKAQTDGAVVAFGGLIEELKAIFTKKGDHMAFMKVSDFTNQIEVVVFPKVLEEFKAIAIPEKCVAIRGRLSFRNGEPSIIASAFKSLDE